The following proteins are co-located in the Polymorphospora rubra genome:
- the tyrS gene encoding tyrosine--tRNA ligase encodes MTDLIDDLQWRGLIQDSTDLDELRKHLDNERVTFYVGFDPTAASLHVGHLVQVLTARRLQLAGHRPLLLVGGATGQIGDPKEGGERSLHSPQTVAGWVARIRDQLSPFVTYAGDNAATLVNNLEWTAEMSVVEFLRDVGKHFPVNRMLAREVVKARLESGISFTEFSYQLLQANDYFELHRRHGCTLQFGGSDQWGNITAGVDYVRRRGAGPVHAFTTPLVTKADGTKFGKSEGGSVWIDPTMTSPYAFYQFWLNSEDRDIPRYLRYFSFRSREEIEELVAATEERPQARLGQRALAEELTTLVHGAEETRQVIAASQALFGRGSLEELAPQTLRAALAEAGLLEVRGEIPTVAALLKESGLVGSFNEARRAITEGGAYVNNERVTDVEATVAPEALLHGRFLVLRRGKRTFAGVELA; translated from the coding sequence GTGACCGATCTGATCGACGACCTGCAGTGGCGGGGCCTCATCCAGGACTCGACCGACCTCGACGAGTTGCGCAAGCACCTGGACAACGAGCGGGTGACCTTCTATGTCGGGTTCGATCCGACCGCCGCGAGCCTGCACGTCGGACACCTGGTGCAGGTTCTGACCGCCCGGCGCCTGCAGCTCGCCGGTCACCGTCCGTTGCTGCTGGTCGGTGGGGCCACCGGCCAGATCGGTGATCCGAAGGAGGGCGGCGAGCGCAGCCTGCACAGCCCGCAGACGGTGGCCGGGTGGGTGGCCCGGATCCGCGACCAGCTGTCGCCGTTCGTGACGTACGCCGGTGACAACGCCGCGACCCTGGTCAACAACCTGGAGTGGACGGCCGAGATGTCGGTCGTCGAGTTCCTCCGGGACGTGGGCAAGCACTTCCCGGTCAACCGGATGCTGGCCCGCGAGGTGGTCAAGGCGCGCCTGGAGAGCGGCATCAGCTTCACCGAGTTCAGCTACCAGCTGCTCCAGGCCAACGACTACTTCGAGCTGCACCGCCGGCACGGCTGCACGCTCCAGTTCGGCGGCTCCGACCAGTGGGGCAACATCACGGCGGGGGTGGACTACGTCCGCCGGCGCGGCGCGGGGCCCGTGCACGCGTTCACCACACCGTTGGTGACCAAGGCCGACGGGACCAAGTTCGGCAAGAGCGAGGGCGGTTCGGTCTGGATCGACCCGACGATGACTAGCCCGTACGCCTTCTACCAGTTCTGGCTCAACAGTGAGGATCGGGACATCCCGCGCTACCTGCGTTACTTCAGCTTCCGGTCCCGCGAGGAGATCGAGGAGCTGGTGGCGGCGACCGAGGAGCGGCCGCAGGCCCGGCTCGGTCAGCGGGCGCTGGCCGAGGAGCTGACCACGCTCGTGCACGGCGCGGAGGAGACCCGGCAGGTGATCGCCGCCAGTCAGGCGCTGTTCGGGCGGGGATCGCTCGAGGAGTTGGCGCCGCAGACGTTGCGGGCGGCGCTGGCCGAGGCCGGCCTGCTGGAGGTTCGTGGGGAGATTCCGACCGTGGCCGCGCTGTTGAAGGAGTCGGGCCTGGTGGGCAGCTTCAACGAGGCGCGCCGGGCGATCACCGAGGGCGGCGCCTACGTCAACAACGAGCGGGTGACCGATGTCGAGGCGACGGTCGCGCCGGAGGCGTTGCTGCACGGCAGGTTCCTGGTCCTGCGCCGGGGGAAGCGCACCTTCGCCGGCGTTGAGCTGGCCTGA